In Helicobacter bilis, a genomic segment contains:
- a CDS encoding phosphotransferase family protein, which translates to MQLPNILFNGSEIKLIDFEYAGFSCIEWEFGNLVAELELTQAQIEHIIHYYNKNSLQTLTFQSVIEGSLMANYIWALWGWIYNRIDLGRDYLFRFQNNLTLLQNLTKNKSLGV; encoded by the coding sequence TTGCAATTACCCAATATCCTTTTTAATGGAAGTGAGATAAAACTCATTGATTTTGAATATGCTGGCTTTAGCTGCATTGAATGGGAGTTTGGGAATCTAGTCGCAGAGTTAGAACTCACTCAAGCACAAATAGAGCATATCATACATTACTACAATAAAAATAGCTTGCAAACACTTACCTTTCAAAGTGTGATTGAAGGCTCACTTATGGCAAACTATATCTGGGCGTTATGGGGGTGGATTTATAATCGCATTGATTTAGGAAGAGATTATCTTTTTAGATTCCAAAACAATCTTACTTTATTACAGAATCTTACGAAAAATAAGTCTTTGGGGGTATGA
- a CDS encoding DMT family transporter codes for MGRISGHILAFSSVFFWSALYVSVKILLDYLSPFELLILQFVFGYIMLFMMKPTFLRISLKEEAMFAIAGLCGISIYNLFLNLAIEQTYASNVSVIIATAPLFTGIFAFMLRIEKPYRNFFIGFMLCIVGIILLSYGDGEAVGFNPFGDMLALISAIGWGAYSVAIVSIMDKGYNIIIATRKIVFYGILFLIPGFFIFDFKPQWHELLEPMVAFNFIFIVLFPSALCFLMWNKATLLIGAIKTNIYVYLTPIITIIVAMIAIDERLGFYGIVGVILTLCGVIIGECRNKRV; via the coding sequence ATGGGGAGAATAAGCGGACATATTTTAGCTTTTAGTAGCGTGTTTTTTTGGTCAGCCCTTTATGTTTCTGTGAAGATTCTATTAGATTATTTATCGCCTTTTGAGTTGCTTATTTTACAATTTGTATTTGGCTATATTATGCTATTTATGATGAAGCCGACTTTTCTTAGAATCTCACTCAAAGAGGAAGCAATGTTTGCCATTGCGGGCTTATGTGGCATTAGCATTTATAATCTATTTTTGAATCTTGCCATAGAGCAAACCTATGCTTCAAATGTGAGTGTCATCATCGCTACCGCCCCACTTTTCACAGGTATTTTTGCCTTTATGCTTAGGATTGAAAAGCCTTATAGAAATTTTTTTATAGGCTTTATGCTGTGTATCGTGGGCATTATTTTGCTGAGTTATGGCGATGGTGAAGCGGTAGGATTTAATCCATTTGGCGATATGTTGGCTTTAATCTCGGCTATTGGCTGGGGGGCGTATTCTGTGGCGATTGTTAGCATTATGGATAAGGGATATAATATCATCATTGCGACAAGAAAGATAGTGTTTTATGGAATCTTATTTTTAATCCCGGGCTTTTTTATATTTGATTTTAAGCCGCAATGGCACGAACTTTTAGAACCTATGGTAGCATTTAATTTCATTTTTATTGTGCTTTTTCCATCAGCCCTTTGCTTTTTAATGTGGAACAAGGCGACTTTGCTTATCGGTGCGATTAAGACAAATATTTATGTGTATCTTACGCCTATTATTACGATTATCGTGGCGATGATAGCTATTGATGAGCGACTTGGATTCTATGGAATCGTAGGGGTTATTTTAACGCTATGCGGTGTTATTATTGGTGAGTGTAGGAATAAGAGAGTATAG
- a CDS encoding sensor histidine kinase yields the protein MLVYGTFFAISILAILLDFTSIAIVCNLLGLLLVLAHFLRKKDIDKDAYLIESTKNALCNLKEKKFQDINFKALKKDNNPYISELKALSEAMQKQQNRIQKRTRKLHEKNLQTTQLLASISHEIKNPLSIIQASIETIMIHKEMEEEMRNKLLHRIMIYSKKINALLNKLTLSESLEHNVIAIKMEQFDILLLCEEVIEGFHNYLLKAVYQDKKIVLEGKNRLIFADRILIEQVLNNLIYNALKYANTKVIVQIHDGYIAVIDDGLGVAKNELANLTKKYYQGSNTKQGSHSLGLGLFIVKEIAKIHNTKVEFFTKRTKKEGLCVCFRI from the coding sequence ATGCTAGTTTATGGGACTTTCTTTGCAATATCCATTCTTGCAATCCTTCTTGATTTTACAAGCATAGCCATAGTTTGTAATCTACTTGGCTTACTTCTTGTATTAGCACATTTTTTACGCAAAAAAGATATAGATAAAGACGCTTATCTTATAGAATCTACAAAAAATGCCCTTTGCAATCTAAAAGAAAAGAAGTTTCAAGATATTAATTTTAAGGCATTAAAAAAGGATAATAATCCCTATATTAGCGAGTTAAAAGCCCTAAGTGAAGCCATGCAAAAACAACAAAATAGAATCCAAAAACGCACCAGAAAACTGCATGAAAAAAATCTCCAAACAACACAACTTCTAGCAAGTATCTCACATGAGATAAAAAATCCGCTAAGCATTATTCAAGCAAGTATTGAAACCATTATGATTCACAAGGAAATGGAAGAAGAAATGCGAAATAAGCTTTTGCATCGCATTATGATATATAGCAAAAAGATTAATGCCCTTTTAAACAAGCTTACTTTAAGCGAGAGTTTAGAACACAATGTCATTGCCATAAAAATGGAGCAATTTGATATTTTATTGCTTTGTGAAGAGGTCATAGAAGGATTCCATAATTATCTTTTAAAAGCGGTATATCAGGATAAAAAGATTGTGCTAGAGGGTAAAAATCGCCTTATATTTGCAGATAGAATCTTAATAGAGCAAGTCCTAAACAATCTCATCTATAATGCACTAAAATATGCAAACACAAAGGTCATCGTGCAAATACATGATGGTTATATCGCCGTTATTGATGATGGCTTAGGTGTGGCAAAAAATGAACTTGCAAATCTTACAAAAAAATACTATCAAGGCAGCAATACAAAGCAGGGCAGCCACTCACTTGGACTAGGACTTTTTATTGTCAAAGAAATTGCAAAGATTCACAACACAAAAGTAGAATTCTTCACAAAACGCACAAAAAAAGAAGGCTTATGTGTGTGTTTTAGGATATAG
- a CDS encoding response regulator transcription factor, with protein MNEVILCIDDEEDLLDLIELNLNAALNASGYEVVGCLNTDMAKRFLKKEHVALILVDRNLVAEDGLDFIKEIKDLGYDIPFIVVSALSLPMERVKGLHYADDYVTKPFNFDELVARIQAVLRRYKKDSVRSVLKYKNITLEVDTKELSIEDINIQLSPLETRIMQCFMQHAGKALSRDFLLEHAWGNKDGYHENSVNVGIKRLRKKIEKETKEVKIKSIRNEGYKLC; from the coding sequence GTGAATGAAGTGATTTTATGTATTGATGATGAAGAAGATTTGCTTGATTTAATCGAGCTTAATCTAAATGCTGCCTTAAACGCAAGTGGTTATGAGGTTGTCGGTTGTCTCAATACTGATATGGCAAAAAGATTCCTAAAAAAAGAGCATGTAGCCCTTATCTTAGTAGATAGGAATCTCGTGGCAGAAGATGGGCTAGACTTTATTAAGGAAATAAAAGATTTAGGCTATGATATACCCTTTATTGTAGTGAGTGCCTTGTCTTTGCCTATGGAGCGGGTAAAGGGGCTACATTATGCTGATGATTATGTAACAAAACCTTTTAACTTTGATGAGCTTGTAGCGCGCATTCAAGCAGTGCTAAGAAGATATAAAAAAGATTCTGTGCGATCTGTGCTGAAATACAAAAATATAACCTTAGAAGTCGATACAAAGGAATTAAGCATTGAAGATATCAATATTCAATTAAGCCCACTTGAAACACGCATTATGCAATGTTTCATGCAGCATGCAGGCAAGGCATTGAGTAGAGATTTTTTACTCGAACACGCATGGGGCAATAAAGATGGCTATCATGAAAATAGCGTAAATGTCGGCATAAAAAGATTGCGTAAAAAAATAGAGAAAGAAACTAAAGAAGTAAAGATTAAATCCATACGCAATGAGGGCTATAAACTATGCTAG
- a CDS encoding branched-chain amino acid transaminase, translating to MKESTYIWKNGKLVAWSEATTHILSHTLHYGNAVFEGTRAYMTKKGLAIFRLDDHTERLLNSAKILLIKCPYTKEELKQAQIDLLKANSKDFKGNVYIRPIIYLGYGAMGVYHLNSPVETAIAAWEWGAYLGEEALQKGIRVKISSFVRNNVKSTMGKAKAAANYLNSQMAKHEAIASGFEEALLLDDNGFVAEGSGECFFIVRNGVLITPPYDNTLESITQKTTIELAKDLGIKVEQRRITRDEVYIADEAFFTGTAAEITPICEVDFRTIGAGSRGEITKRLQDEFFKIVMGEHEKYKHLLTYINE from the coding sequence ATGAAAGAATCAACATATATTTGGAAAAATGGCAAACTTGTCGCTTGGAGTGAAGCGACCACGCATATTTTAAGCCATACTTTGCATTATGGTAATGCCGTGTTTGAAGGCACAAGGGCGTATATGACAAAAAAAGGGTTAGCGATATTTCGCCTTGATGACCATACAGAAAGGCTTCTTAATAGTGCAAAGATTCTATTAATTAAATGCCCTTATACAAAAGAAGAACTCAAACAAGCACAAATTGATTTATTAAAAGCAAATAGCAAGGATTTTAAGGGTAATGTCTATATCCGCCCGATTATTTATCTTGGCTATGGGGCTATGGGGGTTTATCATTTAAATTCGCCCGTTGAAACCGCAATAGCTGCATGGGAATGGGGTGCATATCTAGGCGAAGAGGCTTTGCAAAAAGGCATTCGCGTAAAAATTAGCTCTTTTGTAAGGAATAATGTAAAATCTACAATGGGTAAGGCAAAGGCGGCGGCGAATTATCTTAACTCACAAATGGCAAAGCATGAGGCTATTGCAAGTGGCTTTGAAGAGGCTTTATTGCTTGATGATAATGGTTTTGTAGCAGAGGGTAGCGGTGAGTGCTTTTTTATCGTTAGAAATGGGGTATTAATCACACCGCCTTATGATAACACACTAGAATCTATCACACAAAAAACGACTATTGAACTTGCAAAAGATTTGGGCATAAAAGTTGAGCAAAGACGCATTACACGAGATGAAGTGTATATTGCAGATGAAGCGTTTTTCACTGGGACTGCCGCAGAGATTACGCCTATTTGCGAAGTAGATTTCCGCACTATTGGTGCGGGTAGTCGTGGAGAGATAACAAAGAGATTGCAAGATGAATTCTTCAAAATCGTTATGGGGGAACATGAAAAATACAAGCATTTGCTGACATACATTAACGAATAA
- a CDS encoding sugar phosphate nucleotidyltransferase, translating into MQAIILAAGFGSRLKPMTLNKPKPLLEIRGKSILENMISILRKGGVQDIIVVTGYKNHLFDSLSKKLHFEKVVFDDYATCNSSQSLLYVKHRIQKSTIILNGDLYITEDFCRFFKSGVSQFLAQKIPDNTTAWGYIVDENYRILDIDTNATSGYGDGIAYFDNTQDIEVFKEKLAQCDSDEYWEYAVLRSLDSINYYAFPCDTLYTEIDSFADALYHRLLTPEEIAIQCADDKKAVRLAGITNINYLITFQGKQKVIRIPGSGTENVIDRQGERSILELIENLDITPKSEFYGSGIKMSDFLCDYKSLEKAQITEKVLEKLLDSLLKLHSIPHKDNTEYKPIKLYNEILKYEKLAKIALTTPKEHKYVIEVARKLDNGGGGCYAIEICNYPISFLMEVR; encoded by the coding sequence ATGCAAGCCATCATTTTAGCAGCAGGGTTTGGCTCAAGACTTAAGCCAATGACCCTAAATAAGCCCAAACCGCTTTTAGAGATTCGCGGGAAAAGCATTTTAGAAAATATGATCTCTATCTTAAGAAAAGGTGGGGTGCAAGATATTATCGTTGTAACAGGCTATAAGAATCATTTGTTTGATTCTCTATCAAAAAAGCTTCATTTTGAAAAAGTCGTATTTGATGACTATGCTACTTGCAATAGCTCTCAATCGCTTTTATATGTAAAGCATAGAATCCAAAAAAGCACAATCATCTTAAATGGTGATTTATATATTACAGAAGATTTTTGTAGATTTTTTAAAAGTGGGGTATCGCAATTTTTAGCACAAAAGATTCCAGATAATACGACTGCGTGGGGCTATATTGTTGATGAAAATTATAGAATCTTAGATATTGATACAAATGCGACAAGTGGCTATGGAGATGGTATTGCATATTTTGATAATACGCAAGATATTGAAGTTTTTAAAGAAAAATTAGCGCAATGCGATAGTGATGAATATTGGGAATATGCGGTGTTAAGAAGTTTAGATTCTATAAATTATTATGCCTTTCCTTGTGATACTTTATACACAGAGATTGATAGCTTTGCTGATGCGCTTTATCACAGACTTTTAACGCCAGAAGAGATTGCGATTCAGTGTGCTGACGATAAAAAGGCAGTGCGTTTAGCAGGTATTACAAATATTAATTATCTCATTACATTTCAAGGCAAACAAAAAGTGATAAGAATTCCGGGCAGTGGGACAGAAAATGTGATTGACAGACAAGGTGAGCGAAGCATTTTAGAACTTATAGAGAATCTAGATATTACACCTAAGAGTGAATTTTATGGTAGTGGCATAAAAATGAGTGATTTTTTATGCGATTATAAAAGCTTAGAAAAAGCCCAAATTACAGAAAAAGTATTAGAAAAACTCCTTGATTCACTCTTAAAACTTCACAGCATACCACACAAAGATAATACAGAGTATAAGCCCATAAAACTCTACAATGAGATTCTAAAATATGAGAAATTAGCAAAAATCGCACTCACAACGCCAAAAGAGCATAAATATGTCATCGAAGTGGCAAGAAAGCTTGATAATGGGGGGGGGGGGTGCTATGCCATAGAGATTTGCAATTACCCAATATCCTTTTTAATGGAAGTGAGATAA
- a CDS encoding prohibitin family protein codes for MPIDLNEHRRKQQNNTPKQTPPNNENRNNGNGNNNGRNNKGGFNMDSMPMPNMPSGKFLTFIIFAVIFIVIFVLARPFVIINSGEVGIKVNLGKYDDVPLTPGLHFFVPIIQQVIVVDTRMRVLHFSRNEDMGSVGRDDQSVLRNDAISVMDSRGLPVSIELTVQYRLDPDKVPETIKNYRVSWEQKIINPVIRDVVRSVVGNYPAEDLPNKRDEIAGLITSSFETKLQATPNQPVIFDSIQLREIVLPPMVKERIEQVQAAKQEADRAKQEANALRERAQGRADAAIIEAKGQAQANQLLSESLSQRLLDLRQIEVQGKFNEALKENKDAQIFLTPGGSVPNIWVDSKSKQRTTISNH; via the coding sequence ATGCCAATAGATTTAAACGAACATAGACGCAAACAACAAAATAATACACCAAAGCAAACACCGCCAAATAATGAAAATAGAAATAATGGAAATGGCAATAATAATGGTAGAAACAATAAGGGCGGATTCAATATGGATTCTATGCCGATGCCAAATATGCCAAGTGGCAAGTTTCTAACCTTTATCATATTTGCGGTTATCTTTATAGTGATTTTTGTGTTAGCACGACCATTTGTCATTATTAATTCTGGTGAAGTTGGAATCAAGGTAAATCTAGGTAAATATGATGATGTGCCTTTAACGCCGGGCTTACACTTTTTTGTGCCAATCATTCAGCAAGTCATCGTTGTAGATACTAGAATGAGAGTATTGCATTTCTCACGCAATGAAGATATGGGAAGTGTAGGAAGAGATGATCAAAGTGTATTGCGAAATGATGCGATTAGCGTTATGGATTCTCGTGGTTTGCCTGTGTCTATTGAGCTTACCGTGCAGTATAGACTAGACCCCGATAAAGTCCCAGAAACCATTAAAAATTACCGCGTATCATGGGAACAAAAAATCATTAATCCAGTTATAAGAGATGTTGTGCGAAGTGTTGTTGGTAATTACCCAGCAGAAGATTTACCAAATAAACGCGATGAGATAGCAGGACTTATCACTTCAAGTTTTGAGACCAAATTGCAGGCTACACCAAATCAACCTGTTATTTTTGACTCTATCCAATTAAGAGAGATTGTATTGCCACCTATGGTAAAAGAGAGAATTGAGCAAGTCCAAGCCGCAAAACAAGAAGCAGATAGAGCAAAACAAGAAGCAAATGCCTTGAGAGAGAGAGCGCAAGGTAGAGCCGATGCGGCAATTATTGAGGCAAAAGGTCAAGCACAAGCAAACCAGCTTTTAAGCGAGAGCTTATCACAACGATTGCTTGACTTGCGTCAAATAGAAGTGCAAGGTAAGTTTAATGAAGCATTGAAAGAGAACAAAGATGCACAAATTTTCCTTACACCGGGTGGTTCTGTGCCAAACATTTGGGTAGATTCTAAGTCGAAACAACGCACAACAATTAGCAATCATTAA
- a CDS encoding ComF family protein, which translates to MYCSMCGKLTWHIICKECLKHLEYIDSKRVLDNGVKVFSSFAFSELKLLLASKNNIIGSRIFKRLGIYALSNFFERYKDLAKLKKQEVAILSIRNKAIGMYSHSAILAQCFKTYGFKVFHNALMIGNNSHFSHLTKEERRTLGRNFSFHFKHDYLAVILVDDIITTGQTLLEASDIVKQNSYTPLFAWTLCDSRY; encoded by the coding sequence ATGTATTGCTCAATGTGTGGAAAGCTTACATGGCACATTATATGCAAAGAGTGTTTAAAACATTTAGAATACATAGATTCTAAGCGAGTGCTTGATAATGGAGTAAAAGTTTTTAGTAGCTTTGCTTTTAGTGAGTTAAAACTACTACTAGCAAGTAAGAATAACATTATTGGTAGTAGAATTTTCAAACGACTAGGTATTTATGCACTATCAAATTTTTTTGAAAGATATAAAGATTTAGCCAAATTAAAGAAGCAAGAAGTAGCCATTCTATCTATACGCAATAAAGCTATTGGTATGTATTCTCATAGTGCGATTTTAGCACAATGCTTTAAAACATACGGATTCAAAGTCTTTCATAATGCCTTAATGATAGGTAATAATAGCCATTTCTCTCATCTTACAAAAGAAGAGAGACGGACGCTTGGTAGAAACTTTTCATTTCATTTTAAGCATGATTATTTAGCTGTGATTCTGGTTGATGATATTATAACCACAGGACAAACTCTACTTGAAGCAAGTGATATTGTTAAGCAAAATAGCTATACACCACTCTTTGCATGGACACTCTGTGATTCTAGGTATTAG
- the flgA gene encoding flagellar basal body P-ring formation chaperone FlgA yields the protein MLQKILIFFYIAFSLHAFANDNVSILKSYIASEYKRIYPELTIESISLVTRNTLDLYAVSIVSKQLNTTKSANGYLTLQYRQNGKVLQDSIRYSINGSIQIHTATESIKAGSNITTNSFMTKTQDFSSLALIPASRYEILQSSAKVYIPVNTIIYRNKLAKRMLVSKDSNVKIIFRDNGIEASASGRALENGVQGDTIKIENLESKRTINAKVIAENVVQIY from the coding sequence ATGCTGCAAAAGATTCTCATATTTTTTTATATTGCCTTTTCTCTTCATGCTTTTGCTAATGATAATGTTTCTATACTAAAAAGCTATATTGCTAGTGAATATAAACGCATATATCCAGAACTCACCATAGAATCTATATCGCTTGTTACTCGAAATACACTCGATCTTTATGCAGTGAGCATTGTATCAAAACAGCTAAATACAACAAAAAGTGCGAATGGCTATCTCACTTTGCAGTATAGACAGAATGGAAAAGTCTTGCAAGATTCTATACGCTATAGTATAAATGGTTCTATACAGATTCACACCGCCACAGAGAGTATTAAAGCAGGTAGCAACATAACCACAAATAGCTTTATGACTAAAACGCAGGACTTCTCATCACTCGCCCTAATCCCTGCTAGTAGATATGAGATACTGCAGTCAAGTGCAAAAGTCTATATCCCAGTCAATACCATAATCTATCGTAATAAACTTGCTAAAAGAATGCTTGTGTCTAAAGATTCTAATGTCAAAATTATATTCCGTGATAATGGCATTGAAGCAAGTGCAAGCGGCAGAGCATTAGAAAATGGCGTGCAAGGCGATACTATTAAGATTGAGAATCTTGAAAGCAAACGCACAATCAATGCAAAAGTCATAGCTGAAAATGTCGTGCAGATATATTAA
- the tmk gene encoding dTMP kinase: MKYYVIEGIDTSGKTTQCNLIKQNYPCVSLENYKDSIKDSIIVLNEPGSTYLGNLVRKILLDSQTQINEKSSFLLFLAQRAELFLQLKNISNTIIADRSLISGVAYAKTIDMREALNLNLFATGGILPQKIVFLETSKDTLKSRLNAKSLDNIEQKGIQYLLDTQSYFKEILAYLQDENFIESNPNIKKPDILTLDSAMPKEEIHKRICSFFGI, from the coding sequence ATGAAGTATTATGTAATTGAGGGCATTGATACAAGTGGCAAAACAACACAATGTAATCTCATAAAGCAAAACTACCCTTGCGTGAGTTTAGAAAACTATAAAGATTCCATAAAAGATTCTATCATCGTATTAAATGAGCCCGGCAGCACATATCTTGGGAATCTTGTAAGAAAGATTCTACTAGATAGCCAAACACAGATAAATGAAAAAAGCTCATTTTTACTCTTTTTAGCTCAAAGGGCTGAACTCTTTTTACAACTAAAAAATATCTCAAATACAATTATCGCTGATAGAAGCCTTATCTCTGGTGTAGCCTATGCTAAAACGATTGATATGCGTGAAGCATTGAATCTTAATCTCTTTGCAACGGGGGGAATCCTGCCACAAAAAATAGTCTTTTTAGAAACTTCAAAAGACACGCTAAAAAGTCGCCTTAATGCAAAAAGTCTTGATAATATAGAGCAAAAAGGCATACAATACCTACTTGACACGCAAAGCTACTTTAAAGAGATATTAGCGTATTTACAAGATGAAAACTTTATAGAATCTAACCCCAACATAAAAAAGCCAGATATTTTAACACTAGATTCTGCCATGCCTAAAGAAGAAATACACAAAAGAATTTGCAGCTTTTTTGGAATCTAG
- the hisIE gene encoding bifunctional phosphoribosyl-AMP cyclohydrolase/phosphoribosyl-ATP diphosphatase HisIE produces MKCLHIAWDNKGLIPCITQDSISNEVLMLAYMNEEALNLTLQTGIAHYFSRSKQRIWKKGEQSGNIQEVCEIKLDCDSDSILLRVRQKGVACHTGEFSCFFKNIDSINKDCATTRQESLETTKDSLTHSLNTYDTLDTLYHTLLERKNADSTTSYTASLFAKGTNAIAKKIIEEAGEFCFALKDRDSKEIIYECADVFYHIVVGLASENIHPDRIYQELIRRMGVSGIAEKQSRTQHAMK; encoded by the coding sequence ATGAAATGCTTACATATTGCTTGGGATAATAAAGGATTAATCCCTTGCATAACACAAGATTCTATAAGTAATGAAGTGCTTATGCTTGCCTATATGAATGAAGAAGCGCTAAATCTTACTTTACAAACAGGGATAGCACACTATTTTTCACGCTCAAAACAAAGGATTTGGAAAAAGGGGGAGCAAAGTGGTAATATACAAGAAGTGTGTGAAATAAAGCTTGATTGCGATAGCGATTCTATCTTACTTCGTGTGCGTCAAAAAGGTGTGGCATGTCATACGGGTGAGTTTTCATGCTTTTTTAAAAACATTGATTCTATAAATAAAGATTGTGCTACTACTAGGCAAGAGAGCCTAGAGACTACAAAAGATTCTCTAACACACAGCCTAAATACTTATGATACACTAGATACACTTTATCACACGCTTTTAGAGCGTAAGAATGCAGATAGCACAACTTCTTATACCGCTTCACTTTTTGCAAAAGGCACAAATGCTATTGCAAAAAAGATTATTGAAGAAGCAGGGGAATTTTGCTTTGCATTAAAAGATAGAGATTCTAAAGAGATTATTTATGAATGTGCTGATGTGTTTTATCATATTGTAGTGGGACTTGCGAGTGAGAATATCCATCCAGATAGAATCTATCAGGAGCTTATAAGACGCATGGGTGTGAGTGGGATTGCAGAAAAACAAAGCAGAACACAACATGCGATGAAGTAA
- a CDS encoding DUF2393 family protein — MKEQILNFISYFHLYDLILFASFALIAMCFVFLSFISFRRKIISIPLFLLGFCLIIAIPFAMRYFMEERFYKIEKEIAYDRTYNYSDVYQYIGTITNVGKRNIAGCVFSHQILYDTDNEQGITKYKHKILNLVKPKKVYNRDIPMDLKVGQSVKISEVMENYAHKGEKYITKIECYGKARHKENAKVLQGFYKDNSKTEDSENTDSKKVADDAGKDDMSAYTDEIKKLDDDKKAKNIASQTQKVSIEKQSQNININTQNTESANLDSKDNQTQDSMNTPPKTDTPQSQGIPPQIMLPPQEETLAPNWREERDKFNPPLLKEMPR, encoded by the coding sequence ATGAAAGAGCAAATACTCAATTTTATCTCATATTTTCATCTGTATGATTTGATTTTATTTGCGTCATTTGCATTGATTGCTATGTGCTTTGTGTTTTTATCTTTTATTTCATTTCGCAGAAAAATTATTTCTATTCCCCTATTTTTGTTAGGATTTTGTCTTATTATCGCTATTCCTTTTGCAATGCGTTATTTTATGGAAGAAAGATTCTACAAGATAGAAAAAGAGATTGCTTACGATCGCACTTATAATTATTCTGATGTGTATCAATATATCGGGACAATTACAAATGTTGGTAAAAGAAATATTGCTGGTTGCGTGTTTTCACATCAGATTCTTTATGATACAGATAATGAGCAGGGGATAACAAAATACAAGCACAAGATACTGAATCTCGTAAAGCCTAAAAAAGTTTATAATAGAGATATTCCTATGGATTTAAAGGTGGGGCAAAGCGTAAAGATTTCAGAAGTTATGGAGAATTACGCACATAAAGGGGAAAAATATATCACAAAAATAGAGTGTTATGGTAAAGCGAGACATAAAGAGAATGCAAAAGTTTTACAAGGATTCTATAAAGACAATAGCAAAACAGAAGATAGTGAAAATACAGATTCTAAAAAAGTGGCAGATGATGCAGGAAAAGATGATATGAGTGCATATACCGATGAGATAAAAAAGCTAGATGATGATAAAAAAGCTAAAAATATAGCCTCACAAACCCAAAAGGTAAGCATAGAAAAGCAATCACAAAATATCAATATAAATACACAAAATACAGAATCTGCAAACCTAGATTCTAAAGATAATCAAACACAAGATAGCATGAATACACCGCCAAAAACAGACACGCCGCAATCACAAGGCATACCACCACAAATCATGCTGCCACCACAAGAAGAAACATTAGCACCAAATTGGCGTGAAGAAAGGGATAAGTTTAACCCACCATTGCTAAAAGAAATGCCTAGATAG
- the pyrH gene encoding UMP kinase: MQKKKRVLIKFSGEALAGSGGFGIDLDILKFIAKEIKNLYECGLEIGIVVGGGNIIRGVNAAQGGLIKRTSGDYMGMLATIINAVAIQEALESLGLDVRVQSGIDVTEVCESYIHRRALRHLEKGRIVIFGAGTGNPYFTTDTAAVLRAIEIESAVIVKATKVNGVYDKDPNKYNDATLLPTLTYDEALRDHIKVMDDTAIALAKDNKLPILVCNMFKPNNLIDVLVHEIGEFSLVK; the protein is encoded by the coding sequence ATGCAAAAGAAAAAACGCGTTTTGATTAAATTTTCTGGTGAAGCTCTTGCTGGTTCTGGTGGATTTGGCATTGATTTAGATATTTTAAAGTTTATTGCAAAAGAGATTAAGAATCTCTATGAGTGCGGATTGGAAATTGGCATTGTTGTTGGTGGTGGCAATATCATTCGCGGCGTTAATGCGGCTCAAGGCGGGCTTATCAAACGCACAAGTGGGGATTATATGGGTATGCTTGCGACTATTATTAATGCCGTAGCAATACAAGAAGCTTTGGAGAGTTTGGGGCTTGATGTGAGAGTGCAAAGCGGCATTGATGTAACAGAAGTTTGCGAGAGTTATATTCATAGACGCGCTTTAAGACATTTGGAAAAAGGGCGGATTGTAATCTTTGGTGCTGGCACTGGAAATCCATACTTTACAACCGACACTGCGGCGGTATTGCGTGCTATTGAGATTGAATCTGCTGTGATTGTGAAAGCTACAAAAGTAAATGGCGTTTATGATAAAGATCCCAACAAATATAATGATGCGACACTTCTGCCTACCCTAACTTATGATGAAGCACTAAGAGATCATATTAAAGTGATGGACGATACTGCGATAGCTCTTGCTAAAGATAATAAATTGCCAATTCTAGTATGCAATATGTTTAAACCCAACAATCTTATTGATGTATTGGTCCATGAAATTGGTGAATTTTCGCTTGTGAAGTAA